The nucleotide sequence aaatttatctcgtttacagtctgtcttatcttgtttacagtcTAAACTTATATCGGTTACCGTATAAATTtatttcgtttatactgtaaacgagataagacatgtTACatattttcataataatttttaaaattatttatttcaataaataaaacatttttttaatttatttaaataaaaaaaacccCACAAAACACCCCCAATCCATCGTCGGGGCTCCTCACCCATCCCCTCCAAATCCTTCATTGGCGGCGCCTCTCGCCCTTGCACCGCCGTTGCCCGAAGCTCCATCACACCCCTTCCCCAATCTCTCTCTTTCAGTTTTGACGCCGATGAATTTCGCCACCCTCTCGACGCCGTTTTCTGCCGCTGCTCGCTGAAGCTCGTCAGCGTCGTCGCCGCTTCTATCTCTTCTTCTCGTGGCCGTTGGTTCAGGTAGCCTCCGTCGTCCCTTCCCTGTCCCTAGCCCTAGCCCTAGCCCTTCCATTGCGATTCTGTTCCGATTACATTGATTCTCATGCAATTGTAGCTGTTCTGTTCTCAAAACAGTTTAGGGTTTTATTACACTTTATCTTTACTGTTATAGAGACAGAGATGACAAGCTTTCTGTGAAGGAACTCCAGCCCGCTGATTCTGATCAAATCTATTCTCAGGTACCTCCCTTCATTCTTCTCTTCCTTGTTTTTTCACTATATGTTACTACTAATTAGGAAGATCTTTAGAGAAGAGGACTGAGGGAAATTAAAGGTGTTGCATATACTTGTATCTTGACTTTTTCTATCTTCAATTTTTGGTGGTATCATTCTTCTAACGTTTTTGAATTTTCATATGATACTATTATCTTCATCTTATTTAAGCTTTGTTTTTGGAGTGGCAAGACAAGAACTATATCCAATTTCTGCATCTTCTATGCCAATCTACATAATATATATGTAGTTAATGCATCAGATGTTGATGAGTACCAAAACTTACTTCCATTGTCATTAGTTGCAACTAAATACACAGTTGTAAATATTAATAACTATTTAGAATCATAGTTATCCTGCCTTGATGAATAAAAAGTATTAAACAGTTCCTAGTAAGGGAAGCAGTTAATCACTTTATCTATTGTATTTGTATTATTCTTTTTTTGACTAATTCTGTTCTccatttttctctttctcttgttCTTTGGCCTTTGCATTCCACTTAGAATTCTGGCAGCCACCCTTTCTGTCTTATTCTGTTCTTTCAAAATTGATCAATATTATTGGTTGCTAGTTCACAGCGCAACTGTTTGTTATACAATCCTTGTCaaaattttcattttcaagatatatatatatatatatatatatatatatatatatatatatatactctgtgTGTGTGTTGATTGAATCTACGACATGTCAAATTAAAGTAGCTAACTCTTCTGTTCTCCATTTTTCTCATCCTATTGATCTTTGAAGTTCTGAAATATACTCAGCATTACTATTTTTCTCTCTGCCCCAGGCAGCAAAGCCTTGAGAATTTGATTGGTTTGTGAAGGGTGTGATATTGAATTATACAGCCTTCATCTCGAGGTCGgtcctttcttttttgtttagGTTGCTATTTCTTCCTTTCCTGCCTTTGCTTTGATTGCTCTTCCTTGTTTGAATTAGATGAATCTGTTTCATTCCTTTAAGCACAGAAATTTATATTATATCCCTTATTTTACAGTAGGAGTAGTTAAAAAATATGGAAGAAGATAACTTGCAGCAGCAATGGTCCCTCAAAAGACTTCGGGATCGGAAAACCTCTTTGGCAGAGGAAAATTTGGCAGAGTCTACATTGCGAGAGAAGtcaagctctctctctctctctctctctctctctctctcattttatttattattatttttcttaatttttctgTTTGGTTGTTCAGAAAGTTCCTTAGAAAATAAACATGTGTATGAAGTATGAACTTGATTCTCTCATTGTTCAATTCTGTAACTGTAAGATTGAGCTGTTATTGCTTAGTTCAATTCAGCATCGTGCTCATTTGCTAAGTCTTTGGGAGCTGGGTTTTTAACATACTTTGGCTTGAGTGTTTGATTTGTGAGATAATTCAACGTGTTAGGTTGGTCTTGCGAGTTTAGTACTtgggaaatatattattttttgtattttgagACAATTTTTAGCGTAAACTGGTCTTCAAGTTCTTGAAATTTAATATGGATGATGTAATTTGATATTGAATttattctgaaaaaaaaaattatgagtgGAATGTGTATGTGGATGCTCAAAGTTATAATTGTAAAGGAAAAACAGAGATTAATTAAATTGATATCATGTTTGAAAAGTGTTTTATAATATAGTTCAATCATATAAGGTATAACATTGTATGTATACATTTTGAACTAGTCTGTGTAAGAGTTAAAAACTTCGACATTAATGTTGTGAAAACTAGACACTTATTAGAGTGATTAATTTCTAAATATTCAATTGGGTTGATccgatttatttatttattttttagagCAAATATGTAGTTGCATTGAAGATTATATTCAAGGAACAACTTGAGAAGTACAGACTTCACCATCAGGTAGGGAGGGAGATGGAAATACAGTCCAACCTTCACCACCCAAACATTCTACGACTATACGGCTGGTTTCATGATGCCGAGCgtgttttcttgattcttgaatatGCCCATAATGGTGAGCTCTACAAGGAGCTTAGAAAAAGAGGCCACCTCACTGAGATGCAAGCAGCCACGGTAATTCTTCCTTACTGTGGGAATGTGTATTTGCATGTGAGATTAATGACTGCAAGTAAAGTAATTGCATTTACATGCTGTGAAATATGagttcttttgtaattaactaTAACCTATGAGGAATCCGATTTTCTGTGGTTATTGTATCCTGTAACTTCATAATAATTGGAACTATTGAAGATTATTATTTCAGTGGCTGTGATGGTTTAAATCCATATTATTATGAACAAATTATTAATATTTCTTTGTGTTTCTTGCTCACTCAACTCTATTTGCAGAGATGTGAGAGCCATTTCATCGTCAGCAGATGGATCATGCATCTATACTGCAGATGGAAAGATTAGTAATGTTTTTTAATTTCATGGGCCGGACCGGGTTTAAGTAGACCCAGACTTGGCCCTAAAAGACCGCCGGGTCTATTTTGACTCCAACCCGAAGTGATATGAAAATAAACTGAATTAAACAAGATCAATTTGACGTAAAATCAGTATATACAAATttgtaaattttatatattaaaataataaaattttatttttaaaaattaaatttaacaaatggtatattatatttataacaaaataaattattttaaaataaNNNNNNNNNNNNNNNNNNNNNNttataaaaaaatattaattaaaatataaaagtatAATATAACATTACTAATTTtactctaaaatatatatttttatcgtAAAAGACAATTTCAGACCAGGTTGGGTGACCAGAAATATAATCCAAACTTGACCCGAAGATAACACTGGATGAAAATGACATATCTAAATTTGACAAAATACGCCTCGGATCTAGGTTGGATTTCGGACCGGGCCGGGTCTTGAGCCCTCTACTTCAATATATAATAAAAGTTTTTgtagaaaaatatttaaatatttctaaaatattagtattttaataattttaaccgttaattttaattaatatatttatatattttttataattgaaaTCAGCTATTAAAACTACAAAAACACCTGTGCTTCAAAAAATTCTTTGCTATATTCAGAAGCCAATGTCACTTTTCAGTTTTCATAAGAGTCCAATATTTTTGTGAAGCTTTATTTACTGATTCTGATCATCTTTAACTTCGTCAACAATCTCTTCcctcaaaagaaaaattttcgaaGTGAACGGTGGGAAAGGGGAAAAAGCAACCACATAGTGATTAGTGGGGCCTTATACAGTTGTATACACACACATTCATACATGGGATTTTAATGTTAGGCACGTGCACTAAaatatgtatgtgtgtgtgtgagacTCTGCTTAAAGTCCAAAACAATGGACATCATTAATTTGCTCATTTGACATAGGACATGCTTGGTCCATGTAAAACGAAAAGGACAATGATGTGCTATCATATGGTAGTGTTTTTGCTCTCAATAGAGATAAACAACATACTAATTAATTGAAGCTAGT is from Arachis ipaensis cultivar K30076 chromosome B01, Araip1.1, whole genome shotgun sequence and encodes:
- the LOC110270155 gene encoding serine/threonine-protein kinase ark1-like; this translates as KPHKTPPIHRRGSSPIPSKSFIGGASRPCTAVARSSITPLPQSLSFSFDADEFRHPLDAVFCRCSLKLVSVVAASISSSRGRWFRDRDDKLSVKELQPADSDQIYSQSKYVVALKIIFKEQLEKYRLHHQVGREMEIQSNLHHPNILRLYGWFHDAERVFLILEYAHNGELYKELRKRGHLTEMQAATVILPYCGNVYLHVRLMTASKVIAFTCCEI